From the Xylocopa sonorina isolate GNS202 chromosome 9, iyXylSono1_principal, whole genome shotgun sequence genome, the window CATTTTCTTTTACCGGTATTAGTTCGTGGTTTCCTTTCCGTAGTTTGAGCATTTCCTTTTCCTCTAAACGTCTTTTTACCTCTTTCTCTGAAACTACTATTATGCGTATCTGCATCGTTTTCATCGCCCCATTGAAAGAATTTGCAGCTCTCATTCATACCCTTGGGGCACGAATAAAAAGGACGCCCTTTGTTAGGGCCATCTTTCTGTACAATCCTCCTACAATCCACATAAGCAGTTATATCTTTGAAATGTTCTAAACAGAACTCTATTAGACATTTGCTTACCGAACCGCTGTTTCATTACAATTACATTTAATATCTGTCTGCCGTGACGTAGATGGACCTCTGTAGCTACTACTATGAGCACTGAATCCAGCACTTGTGCTTGGAGCTAATGTTCGATTCGAGTCTCTACTTGTATTACTTGGCGCTGGATGGGGACCATCTGATGCCCAAAGAAAAAAATCACAACCAGTACCTTGAGGTTTCGCGCATTTATAAAATAATCTCCCTAAAATATGTtgcaaaataataataataataaaaatcgtATTTAAAGAAAAACAATTCATAAATATCCAAGAAATTTATACCATGATTTGGCCCGTCTTTTCGTACTTGTAATTGAATAGCATTTTCATGACAATTACACATGATAGCACTATCATCTGTGTTACCCCACATTGTATTTTGTTCATTGCCTGATGATCTTATTTCTGTAGTTGTGGAATGTGCATTACTAGTCTCAATCCATGTATCATTATCCGAGTCATTTCGTCGTTTCGTATTTTTTTGTCTGCCTGTATTGCCTGTATTGCCTGCACCGCCTCTATTACGATTAGTATTTTGATTTTGAAACAGCCCTACAGACGTGTTATTATGATGTGAATTTATCCTATTCTGAGTGTTCGAGGATGGAGGTCGAGTTCCGTTATTCCTTACGGGAGATGGATTTGAAATGATAGATCCGTCGGTCATACTACGATAACCAGTGTCGTTTGCTTGACTCTGACTTCTAACATTCCCACTccttatatttaataattcgtTAAACATAGAATCACAACCACCTATGCAAGTTGTATAAGTAGTGCCATATATAGGGAAAGCATTTCTAGGTAATTTAAACTTTAATTTACGCATTTGTCCAGGGCACTAGAAATAATTGTGTCAATACTGATAACAAATGATACATATTATACGATAACCATGATACATTGTATATAAAAGATATATATTTACCTGTGAACAAACCTCATCCAAAACTTCCACACATTCAATATTTTGGGGAAACCAAATTGCATTTGTACACGTTGGATATCCCATACAACTAATATATTTTCCCGTGCCTTGTCTCCTCTCTTTAAGAACCATATTTGACCCACATTTTGGACACTTAAAAATAGTCAGTTCTTGAGGTGGATTACTAAACTGCATATTTTCTGCTTCGGCCGGTCGTTCATCGAGATAATTAGCTAGAGCACTGTCGATTAAATTAGCACGTTCCATTGCTACTTTGAACACATCACGATATTTCGTTATCTGAGTTTCCAAAACGTCTTTTGGATTTTTTTGTCGATCGCATATTCTGCAGATAAATACACAAGATTATTAATTTACCTAAATATTCGAAAGCTCTTTACACGTTGTTAGAAAATGCACAGAATCGGCGTACAATTTGAGATCCTTTTCTAAATCAGCTCTTAAATCTGGTTTTGACATTTGAAATCCCATACTGTCATAACCCATTACCAATCCAATTCCAAGTTTTCCAGGCATCAAATGCTTTCCATCTGTTAAACCCACGTATTGGCGCGATTTTATCGTATCTATATGATCAGCATGAGTAGCATCGGTACCAATGCCGTATTTATCCATCAAAGTAATTAAATCAGCTTCAGTCAACAACTGTGGTGGACTCGTCTCCTCCTGCACCATGTTTATGCTGGTTGGTCTGAAAACTTGCCCTTCTTGATACGCGTGAATTTCTTTGTCACCCCATTTCTCATATATGTACACATTTAAATAATTTCTTTCAAGAATATGTAAACCATTAGCAATAAATCTTTCAGCAGCTATATCGATCTCTACTGTTGTTTCTTGGCCTAGCGCATTGCTCGATAAGCAGGCCAAAAAGTGACGAACCACAAACTCATAAACTTTCGCCTCGTTGCCTGTTGTTAATATAATCTTATTACAGATTAACGATAAAATACTTTTGGTTAAAGAGAAAAGTTTTGCAGCCATACCTTGTAAATTGTCGGTATACTTTATTGGATGTATAGGAGGATGTGCTTCATCAGTTTTTTTGCCTTCTCTAGGGGTTAATCCTTTTTCTAACAACTGTTGTGCAAAATTACCCCAATCTGGGTGATTTACTTGCTGATTCACCATCGGAGTTAAATTCAATTCTTTTGGGAATATATTTGTTTCCGTACGTGGATAACTAATCAGACCTTGAGTATACAGTTTTTCCGCAATTCTCATAGTTTCCTTTGCACTTAAACGAAGCTTACGAGAACCTTGTTTCTCTAATTCCtaaagatatttaatttaagtAAATAAATTATACCAAATACACATCTTTTATGGAGACTATCGCTTTCTACCTACCACTGTATCCAATGGCAATGGTCTCCACTTACTCTTGGGTTTAACTAATACTTTTTTTACAGTTGCATTGGGTTGCTCCAAGCACATATCTAAAAGTACCTCGCAAGGTAACTGTTCAAATAATCTTCCTCTTGCCCACCTAAATTCCACAGAAATATTATCACGAATATCCATTACTTTTATCTTCCAATATGGCTCTGGCTTAAATCTTTCTATTGCTAAAAATCTCTCAACCACAAATCCTAGTGTAGGAAACTGGCAGCTACCATAACTAATTAACATGTCAGTTAGAGTCCTGGGGAATACTTTTGTGAGCCTCAATGTTTGAAATCTTGTAAATGCAGCACCTGTAAATGAGGTTCCAATTACATGTAGATCTATAAGTACACCAATTGTATTCAGATACAATAAGTTATTAAATACCTATTCTTAAATCTAATTCACTTCGTACATCAACAGCATCGCTGATTGCTTTATCCGGCTCGCATAGATTCTGAAGAGCTCTGTTTACAGACACTTGTGTAATCTCAGAAAATTTTGCCCTATAACAGcaacatttttaatatttaaatacaTAAAATATGATCTTGCGATaagtgcaatttattttatcaCCTATGTATACGGATGTTTGGTTTGATCACACGACAGACTTGAATGATTTCGAAACCAATATTCTCCCCTTCGCGATCGCAATCTGTCCAAATAATCAATGCACCACACTTTTGTACCTCTCTTTCCAAGGtctttttaattttaatagAATTCTCCTCAGAGCATTGTTTCACTACGGGTGCATCGAACAAACTTAACGGATGACAACCTTGCCACTTACGATATGCTCCAACGAATTCATGGTTCAGTAAATGACCAGATACAGAAGTCATGATCATATCGCAATTTTGGTTCCACAAATACGAACTGAATTCATAGATTTTATTGTACGGAGACAATCCTTCTCTCTACAAAACACGATACGATGTAAATATTGTTCGTAACAATTTTCCGTTTCCTCCTCTCTCATGTACTTCATTTAAAGCAATCTTTTAATTACCCGTTTGGAAGTACCGCGAGACAAATAACCCGCGATATTTTTTGCGGCATCGTTCTTTTCCGCTACGTTAAGGACTTTCATGACCTTAACAGAACTACTGAAGTTTACAAAAGGCTGAAAATTCTGCTTCACTATACACAAACTTAACGTCAATTTATGAGATACTTTTGTAACAATAGCGTACATAATAAAAGCATATTATCTTGTTTCCACACGGTTATAACGCTACATCTTTAACGACCTCGCAAAACGTTATTACACTAAGTTAGAAAATGTATCTATCTCTTTTTATGCATTTAAAGCtgcacgttaaacagacacaaTAATTCATATCGTATTGTGTTTATATCATCTCAGTGGATACATTACACGAGATTTAAATCACAAAAGTAACCTTTCCTTAATTGGCGCCATTTATGTCAGGATAACTTCAAATCCTTGCAATGCTAAAGGTTTGTTTTCACTTGTGATCGATGACACCCGATTGCTGGCCACGTGATGCAACATCTACTATTGATAAGCGGTCCAATGAAAAGTGATAGCACTAAATGCAACTATTTTCTATTGGCAGGTTTATGGAAGAATCAATAATCAATATTTTCAATTCGAATTAATGTTGAACGATTACTACGAAATAGAGAATTTTTAAACAACAAATAAATGATATGTAGTTTATATGTTATAACACAGAGAGAAATAAATTGCTTGTTTATCGATAATCAGACATTTTACACCGAAACTGtacgtacagaacaataaagaATGAATTTTAATAACAACAAGAACTTTTTCAATCATAGCGAAGTAAACTAGTGAAgaactactggcgccatctTTGCAAAGAGTACTGAAACTTATGTTCGACCAGTTTCAGCGCTCCTCCAAGAGATGGTGGtagtagttcttcagtagtttacttcgctgtcgataattgtgagcgaccagtttgagcacttttcgcagagatggcgttaGTAGTTCTTTagcagtttacttcgctgtcgataattatgtgcgaccagtttgagcagttttcacagagatggcgccaggggttccagaGTAAGGTTGACATTATCTGTCtcgctctttcttatagctcccttatatatctttctctctcttacctctaaaacggaaaatacataataaattacaataaaactactaaaatatacaataaattacaataaaactattataAAGTtagattataaaaaataataaaaacaagtatagtcttatatctttgtttcacgttaatctattttagaatcaaaatgaataaactgtttagtttagtcatttttaatattcgtttataatgtgGATGAAAAAATGAAATATCACTGCTGACAAAATTCATGAATGAACGCGCATTGGCAGGCGGTATCAGCAGTGCTTCTCGTGCATTTCAATACGTGTAATCCTGGTGATACTTTGAATGTTATTACGAAATCTGAGGGCGCTACCATGATACGCTGGTGCTTTTTGAACTGTTATGTGATTTGTTGCTGTGTTGTCTGGAAGCTATTTTATTCAATGTCATTTCAGAATTAATATATAAAGACTTGTATCTTACTAACCGTTATTTTAATCCCTTTTGGCTAGTATTTAAATATGAAGGGTCAGTATCCTTTGAGAATATGCGAAGCACCCACTGGTAGCTAAACAAATATGAATTGGTTAATAACGTATTAATTTTTCGACTTATAATTTCGTCTACAATGAAACGGGTTTGATACTTcgttattaatttaattaaataatctAATCTATAACTGACCGTTTAGTATTTTTATACCGACCATTTTGGTGATTAAATACTGACCATCTAATTTGTTGCCATATAAGAATGGTATTGCCGTTATGCACGTTATCGCTTTAAAATAGGCGGGTTTCTAGTTACTCAACCATAGAAACACGAGATTTAGGCAATGTACGAAACTTCATCGCATAATAATTCCTATCGAAGAAAATTGTGTACGATTTAGTAGGTATTAGTTGCAATGACATTGCTATTTAATCGAGCCCCTATTGCTTAATGGTAAATACCATTTTGTATAGAATAAAAATGGTGAAACACATGTGCTTTGTAAAAAACAGTAACTTTTTTATTGAAAACGTTGCAAGTGTGTTAACGTAAGAAAGAAAGAGCTGGAGGTAGCAGTAGACATTCTCAATATTTTGCACAGTAATTTTGGATTTTCTGCACCATTATCAAGGCATGCGTAAGTGAATCCTATCGCTCGGTAAATAATGTTATCCAATTTATAAACTTTGATAGAGTCTCACGAAGTGAACGTTGCGTATATACGATATTAAATATGTGACACATTTTATTTTCCTTCTCttttatttgtttcatttaatatttttttcttaaagTTTATTACGCGTTTAATCATTTTGCGATTGTAATAttagaattttaattaatcgTACT encodes:
- the Top3alpha gene encoding topoisomerase 3-alpha isoform X2; protein product: MKVLNVAEKNDAAKNIAGYLSRGTSKRREGLSPYNKIYEFSSYLWNQNCDMIMTSVSGHLLNHEFVGAYRKWQGCHPLSLFDAPVVKQCSEENSIKIKKTLEREVQKCGALIIWTDCDREGENIGFEIIQVCRVIKPNIRIHRAKFSEITQVSVNRALQNLCEPDKAISDAVDVRSELDLRIGAAFTRFQTLRLTKVFPRTLTDMLISYGSCQFPTLGFVVERFLAIERFKPEPYWKIKVMDIRDNISVEFRWARGRLFEQLPCEVLLDMCLEQPNATVKKVLVKPKSKWRPLPLDTVELEKQGSRKLRLSAKETMRIAEKLYTQGLISYPRTETNIFPKELNLTPMVNQQVNHPDWGNFAQQLLEKGLTPREGKKTDEAHPPIHPIKYTDNLQGNEAKVYEFVVRHFLACLSSNALGQETTVEIDIAAERFIANGLHILERNYLNVYIYEKWGDKEIHAYQEGQVFRPTSINMVQEETSPPQLLTEADLITLMDKYGIGTDATHADHIDTIKSRQYVGLTDGKHLMPGKLGIGLVMGYDSMGFQMSKPDLRADLEKDLKLICDRQKNPKDVLETQITKYRDVFKVAMERANLIDSALANYLDERPAEAENMQFSNPPQELTIFKCPKCGSNMVLKERRQGTGKYISCMGYPTCTNAIWFPQNIECVEVLDEVCSQCPGQMRKLKFKLPRNAFPIYGTTYTTCIGGCDSMFNELLNIRSGNVRSQSQANDTGYRSMTDGSIISNPSPVRNNGTRPPSSNTQNRINSHHNNTSVGLFQNQNTNRNRGGAGNTGNTGRQKNTKRRNDSDNDTWIETSNAHSTTTEIRSSGNEQNTMWGNTDDSAIMCNCHENAIQLQVRKDGPNHGRLFYKCAKPQGTGCDFFLWASDGPHPAPSNTSRDSNRTLAPSTSAGFSAHSSSYRGPSTSRQTDIKCNCNETAVRRIVQKDGPNKGRPFYSCPKGMNESCKFFQWGDENDADTHNSSFRERGKKTFRGKGNAQTTERKPRTNTGKRKCGICGVEGHTRKTCNQNAMD
- the Top3alpha gene encoding topoisomerase 3-alpha isoform X1 produces the protein MYAIVTKVSHKLTLSLCIVKQNFQPFVNFSSSVKVMKVLNVAEKNDAAKNIAGYLSRGTSKRREGLSPYNKIYEFSSYLWNQNCDMIMTSVSGHLLNHEFVGAYRKWQGCHPLSLFDAPVVKQCSEENSIKIKKTLEREVQKCGALIIWTDCDREGENIGFEIIQVCRVIKPNIRIHRAKFSEITQVSVNRALQNLCEPDKAISDAVDVRSELDLRIGAAFTRFQTLRLTKVFPRTLTDMLISYGSCQFPTLGFVVERFLAIERFKPEPYWKIKVMDIRDNISVEFRWARGRLFEQLPCEVLLDMCLEQPNATVKKVLVKPKSKWRPLPLDTVELEKQGSRKLRLSAKETMRIAEKLYTQGLISYPRTETNIFPKELNLTPMVNQQVNHPDWGNFAQQLLEKGLTPREGKKTDEAHPPIHPIKYTDNLQGNEAKVYEFVVRHFLACLSSNALGQETTVEIDIAAERFIANGLHILERNYLNVYIYEKWGDKEIHAYQEGQVFRPTSINMVQEETSPPQLLTEADLITLMDKYGIGTDATHADHIDTIKSRQYVGLTDGKHLMPGKLGIGLVMGYDSMGFQMSKPDLRADLEKDLKLICDRQKNPKDVLETQITKYRDVFKVAMERANLIDSALANYLDERPAEAENMQFSNPPQELTIFKCPKCGSNMVLKERRQGTGKYISCMGYPTCTNAIWFPQNIECVEVLDEVCSQCPGQMRKLKFKLPRNAFPIYGTTYTTCIGGCDSMFNELLNIRSGNVRSQSQANDTGYRSMTDGSIISNPSPVRNNGTRPPSSNTQNRINSHHNNTSVGLFQNQNTNRNRGGAGNTGNTGRQKNTKRRNDSDNDTWIETSNAHSTTTEIRSSGNEQNTMWGNTDDSAIMCNCHENAIQLQVRKDGPNHGRLFYKCAKPQGTGCDFFLWASDGPHPAPSNTSRDSNRTLAPSTSAGFSAHSSSYRGPSTSRQTDIKCNCNETAVRRIVQKDGPNKGRPFYSCPKGMNESCKFFQWGDENDADTHNSSFRERGKKTFRGKGNAQTTERKPRTNTGKRKCGICGVEGHTRKTCNQNAMD